A window of the Juglans microcarpa x Juglans regia isolate MS1-56 chromosome 5D, Jm3101_v1.0, whole genome shotgun sequence genome harbors these coding sequences:
- the LOC121265470 gene encoding uncharacterized protein LOC121265470: MFLRGMTALWVAKGIEDCLELNCHEGFFRELRMGNGVFSIQHHVNARGSFLQFSEFRNGRRKGLLVIPEGANDIGWKDFLQFILSVNESKATFRSGEFVDGKIVGRPSSIKGASYAAVLRSLAGSQAKISSAVERKGIALVGDKRPQVTLRELEGVL, encoded by the exons ATGTTTCTAAGGGGGATGACAGCTTTGTGGGTGGCTAAGGGGATTgaggattgtttagaacttAACTGCCATGAAG GTTTCTTTagagagctaaggatgggtaatggagtTTTTAGCATTCAACATCATGTTAATGCAAGGGGCAGTTTTCTGCAGTTCTCTGAATTCCgaaatggaaggaggaaaggtTTATTGGTGATTCCGGAGGGCGCAAATGACATTGGATGGAAAGACTTTCTGCAGTTCATTTTAAGTGTCAATGAATCCAAAGCCACTTTTAGAAGCggggagtttgttgatggaaaaatAGTGGGAAGGCCTTCTTCAATCAAAGGTGCTTCGTACGCAGCGGTGTTGAGGTCATTGGCGGGTAGTCAGGCCAAGATCAGCTCAGCGGTAGAAAGAAAGGGCATTgcacttgtaggagacaaaaGACCTCAGGTGACATTGAGAGAGTTGGAGGGAGTCTTGTAG